The sequence below is a genomic window from Humulus lupulus chromosome 3, drHumLupu1.1, whole genome shotgun sequence.
GTGCTCTTGTGAGCAGGCTTGGTAAACCGATAATGGTTGATAAATTTACTAGGGAGCGCTCAAGAATTCAGTTTGCTAGAGTACTTGTGGAGATGGAAGTAACAGATAATCCCCTAAAACAATTCAATTTCTGAATGAGTTTGGTCAGATAATGGAACAAGAAGTGGAATATGAATGGCTTCCTATTAAATGTAAAGCTTGTAATGGTTTTGGTCATGCTGAGATGGAATGTCGAAAAGAGCTGAAAGAAAAATGGGTAAAATAAGAAACAACATCTAAAGAGGAGGTGAAGCCAAGGCCGAATGTTGAGGAGGAAAAGTCTACTGGTTTGGAGAATGCTGGTTTGGGTTCTGTAGAAAAGGGAGGGGATCAGGTTAATATAACTAAAATGGAAAGGGTTCCGGTCACTACATCAGAGGGAAATCAACTTAACTCTCGAGCATTTTCAGTTATGGATAATGATAAGCAGCACAGCAGTAGATGGCTTACTCCTAAACGAGTAGCCTTTCATTCGAAATCTGGGCAACAGGCTGTTTCATCTACAAAGAATTCAGGACAAGGACAAGATAAACTCAATCAGTTTCAGGTTCTTCAAGAGCATTTGTGTGGTAATAAAAATGGTATTCCCTTACCTATTTCTActaatggataatagtaatattcTCAGTAGGAATTTAAGGGGTTTGAGTAGTTCTAATAAGCAAAAAGCAGTTGTGGATATTTGTAGTAGGTTCAAAATTGGTATTGGAGGTTTTTTAGAGACTAAGATGATGGGTCCtaaaattctggattttatgaagcAAAAGTTACCTAACTGGGATTTTTATACGAGTTTGGTAACAGAGGGTAGACTTTTGATTGTTTGGAGGAAGGTTTTTGTCAAGGTTACAATTCTTGAGGATTCTCCTCAATTTGTTCACTGTTTGGTTTCGATGGTTGGTCAGAAGCACATGTTTTATATCACTTTTGTCTATGGCTTCAATTCTTTAGAAGGTCGAAGGAGTTTGTGGGAAGGGTTACTTAGAATTTCTCTTGCGCATGATGCTTGGATTATTTTAGGGGATTTCAATGCCCCTTTTTCGGTTAtggatagagctggtggtagtCCTATTTCTGGTGTTGAATTGGTAGATTCAGTTCGTTGGCTTGAGGAGGCTCACATGGTTCCCATAAAAAGTTTAGGATCGTTTTCCACTTGGACTAATAATCAAAATGGTTCAGCTCGCATTTATTCTAAAATTGATCAtgattttataaatgaaaattgGTTTGATCTTTTTCCTTATGCTACTGCTGTCTTTAAATGGGAAGTGGTATCCGATCATTGCTCTTGTATTGTCAATATTCAGTCTAAGGTGAGTTTGGGTACAAAGTTGTTGAGGTTTTACAATATTTGGACTGATCATCCTCAGTTCTTTGAAGTGGTGCGGTTTAGCTGGCAGTTACCTATTCACACTACTGGTTTAAGGGCTGTGTTCTTAAAATCCCTGAGGTTGAAACATAGTTTAAAGAAGTTTAATCATAATACCTTTGGAGATATTGGTTTGAGCTTTGATATGGCAAAAGAAAAGTACCAGGAAGCTCAGTTAAAAGCCCAAGCTTTCCCGACTGAGTATAGTTACCAGGAAAGTGTTAAAGAAGCTGCTGAAGCTTACATTGTTCAGGAAAAAATGTTCTATAGTTTTTTGTCCCAAAGAAGTAAAGTTGACTGGTAATGGTATTGCTTCTTTTGTTAATGATCAAGGTCAGCTGGTGGATAATTTTCCTGAGGTTGTTTCTCATTTTGTTGAGCATTTCAGAGGTTATTTGGGGAGTCAGAGTTCAGCTTCAAGCAACATCAATATGGCTTATATAGACTTGGGTCCCAAGCTCTCAATAGATCATCAAACTTTACTGTTAAAACCCTTTTCATCTAAGGAAATTCGGAGAGCTTTATTTGGTATTCCCTCTAACAAATCGCCAGGTCCGGATGGTTATGGCTCTGGATTTTTCAAGGCTGCCTGGCAGATTGTTGGCAAGGAAGTCTGTTCTGCTATCAGTAACTGTTTTGAATCAGGGAATTTTCCATCAGACATGCATGAAACTTCATTTTCCTTAATCCCTAAGGCGGCCAATCCTTCTCGAGCTATTGATTATAGGCCAATTGCGTGCTGCACTACATTATATAAATGTATAGCTAAGCTCTTATGTTCTCGATTGGCGTTGGTTCTTCCTGCTATTGTTCAGCCGAACCAGGGGGCGTTTATTAGGGGCCGTTCAATAGCTCATAATATCATGATCTTTCAAGATCTTATTAAAATTATGGTCAGGCTGTTACTTCCCCAAGATGTGCTATAAAGATTGATTTGAGCAAGGCTTATGATAAGGTAGATTGGCAATTCCTTGAGGATCTCTTAAAAGCTCTCTGTTTTCCTATGAAGTTTATAGGATGGATTATGATGTGTTTAAGGAATACTTCTTATTCTTTACTCATGAATGGTCGTGTTCAAGGTAAATTCAAGGGTAAGAAGGGGCTGCGTTAGGGAGATCCAATGTctcctcttttatttgttcttatcATGGAATACTTGACTCGGAGACTTCAACTAGGTGCTCTTGATCCTTCTTTCAGATTTCACCCAATGTGCAAGAGTTTAAAGCTTATCAATCTTTGTTTTGCTGATGACTTGATCCTCTTTTGTAAGGGTACTCATTCGGCTGTCTTTTCTCTTAAAATCGCGCTTGATGATTTCAATTCGGCTACTGGTTTGACCATTAATTCTGCTAAGTCTCAAATCTTTTTTGGCGGAGTTTCTTCTACTATGAGGAATATCAATTCTCAGGAGATGAATCTTATGGAAGGATCCTTTCCGCTCAAGTACCTTGGGGTTCCTATGAGGCCAACTAAGTGGCGTCATGAGGACTGTGATATAATTTTGCAAAAAATCAGATTAAGACTTAACTCTTGGTCCAGTAGACACCTCTCCTATGCAGGCCGTATGCAGCTTATTCATTCGGTTTTATTTGGTCTCCGTAACTATTGGATGAGTATCTTTATTTTACCTCAGAGTGTTGTTAAGGAAATTGAGAAATTGTGCCGTAGCTTCCTTTGGGGTAGTGCTGGTTTGAGAAGTAAACCTCATTTAGCTTCTTGGAAGAAGGTTTGCCTTCCAAAAGCGTATGGTGGTCTTGGTTTCAGAGATGGCGCTCTTTGGAATAGAGCAATTCTTGCCAAGTATATATGGGTGTTATCTGAACAGCCTGAGATTTTATGGGTTAAATGGGTTAACTCTATATATTTGAAAGGCTGTAATTTCTGGTGTTACATTTTGAAATCTGACTGTAGCTAGTATTGGAGGAAGTTGTGCCACATAAGGGAGAAATTTGGTCTCACTGAGATTCAGGCAGCGGGTAGTTTTGGGAGGTTCCAGCCATCCAAACTGTATAATTCAGCTCAAAACCAGTAGATTGTAGGCTACTATTCGGCTGTATGGTCAAAGCTCACTTTGCCTAAGCATAGATTCCTTCTTTGGCAAGTGATTAATGAGAAGCTTCTTACTAGGGATAATCTGTTAAAACTGCATATTGTGGTGCCTGTTCATCTGTGTCCGGTTTGTGGTTGCTTTACTGAAAGTCACCAACATCTATTCTTTACTTGCTGTTTATCTAAACAAGTGCTTCGAATTCTGTTTAACTGGTTTGGCTTCAGTGCTTGGCCGAGTGACTACATCAGTTGGAGTGTTTGGCTTGCTCGACCTCGGCATGGTCTGTTGGCAGCTTTGCTGAATCTTTCTGTTGCTGCTACTGTGTACATCATTTGGAGAAATAGGAACAAAAGTGTTTTTGATGACTATTCTTTGACAGCTAACTGTCTTGTTAATGAGATTAAATCTGTAATTAAATATAGACTTTTCTTGGTTAATTTTAGGAAATTTTCAGTCCAAGAGCAGTCCTTTTTAAGGCATTTACAATGTAATTAGTGTTGGGGCTGTTGGTTTTCAATTTCGGTCTTGTAGTGCTTAGCA
It includes:
- the LOC133824492 gene encoding uncharacterized protein LOC133824492, whose protein sequence is MGPKILDFMKQKLPNWDFYTSLVTEGRLLIVWRKVFVKVTILEDSPQFVHCLVSMVGQKHMFYITFVYGFNSLEGRRSLWEGLLRISLAHDAWIILGDFNAPFSVMDRAGGSPISGVELVDSVRWLEEAHMVPIKSLGSFSTWTNNQNGSARIYSKIDHDFINENWFDLFPYATAVFKWEVVSDHCSCIVNIQSKVSLGTKLLRFYNIWTDHPQFFEVVRFSWQLPIHTTGLRAVFLKSLRLKHSLKKFNHNTFGDIGLSFDMAKEKYQEAQLKAQAFPTEYSYQESVKEAAEAYIVQEKMFYSFLSQRSQLVDNFPEVVSHFVEHFRGYLGSQSSASSNINMAYIDLGPKLSIDHQTLLLKPFSSKEIRRALFGIPSNKSPGPDGYGSGFFKAAWQIVGKEAVTSPRCAIKIDLSKAYDKVDWQFLEDLLKALCFPMKFIGWIMMCLRNTSYSLLMNGRVQGALDPSFRFHPMCKSLKLINLCFADDLILFCKGTHSAVFSLKIALDDFNSATGLTINSAKSQIFFGGVSSTMRNINSQEMNLMEGSFPLKYLGVPMRPTKWRHEDCDIILQKIRLRLNSWSSRHLSYAGRMQLIHSVLFGLRNYWMSIFILPQSVVKEIEKLCRSFLWGSAGLRSKPHLASWKKVCLPKAYGGLGFRDGALWNRAILAKYIWVLSEQPEILWVKWVNSIYLKGCNFWCYILKSDCS